GCTGGGCGAGCGCCACGAGGACCAGGAGCTGCTCGCCCTGGGACACCGCATGATGGCGGCGGACTTCTTCGCCTGGGGCGACATGGCCGCCTCGCTGGAGCAGCTCGCGCGGATGCCGGCGTGCTCGGGCTTCTCACCCGAGGAGCAGCGGGCCATGGCCGAGCGGCAGTGGATCGACCCGTGCGCCACGGGGTTGGCCGTCGCGGCCATGGCGCACGCGGTGCTCGGACACGAGGAGGAGTCCCTGCGCGCCAGCCAGGAGGCGCTGGAGCTGGCGGAACGCATCGGCCACGCGCACACGTCCGCCAGCGTGCTGACGTACATCGCCGAGGCCTGTCAGCTCCGCGGGGACGTGCGGCGTGCCCTGGACTGGTCCTATGCGGCCCTCGCGATCGCGCGTGAGCACGGGTTCCGGGGCTATCAGTCCTGGGCCACGATCATCCGGGGCTGGGCCTGGGGCGCGCAGGGGCATGCCCAGGAGGGGTTGCGGTCCATCCGCGAGGCCCTCACGGGCTGGGACGCCCCGGGTGCCAGGACCAACAAGCTCCACATGGAGTTCGGCGTGATGGCGGAGCTGCACCTGAAGCTGGGGCAACCCCGCGAGGCCCTGGCAATGAGCACCGAGGCGCTGAGGAAGCTCGAGCCGGGGGGCCAGCACTTCTACGACGCCGAGCTGCACCGGCTGCGAGGCGAGGCCCTGCGGGCACTGGGCCATGAGCCGGAGGCCCGCGAGAGCTTCCTCCAGGCCCTCCGGACGGCTCGCCAGCAGGGCGCGCGCACCTTCGAGCGGCGGGCGCTGGAGCGCCTGGGCGAGCACCCACTGGAGCAGCACGTGTAGAGCGGGGCGCCCGGTGCCCCTACGGGCCGGCGTGGCGGGGGTGCTCGCGCTCGCGCTCCAAGGGAGTGGGCTCCGGCCCGGTGCCCGCGAAGAGCTGGCGGGCGAGCGCCTCGTGACTGCCCGGGACGTAGCGCGAGTCCGACCAGGTGTCGTCCGCCCTCAAGGAGATCGGCTTGTCCACGGGCCTCTTGCCGGCCTCGGCCCGCTTCGCGTTCTCCTTCGCGACGGAACCGCGGAAGTGGTAGTGCTCGAACATCCGCATGAACTCCGTGGCGTAGATGTCCGCGACCGCCAGGTCGCCTCGGATGAGGACGCTGTTCTCGTCGTTACGCCGGGTGGAGTTGTTCGAGTAGTTGGCCGAGCCGGTGATGAGGATGGGATCGTCCCCGAGCGGATTCACGGCGATGATCTTCGAGTGGATGTGGATGCCGGAGTGGTGGAAGCTCTCCGAACTCATGAGGAGCCGCTGCTGGAAGTCGTGGAGCGGGGACTTGAGGGTGACGGCCACGCCCAGCGAATTGGAGGGATCGCCCTTGATGAGCTGGACCTCCTCGGGCTTGCCCAGGCTGCCCTCCTTGTCCACCAGCAGGTAGCGCAGGATGGAGTCCGCCTCGTTCTCGTCGGACAAGGCGTCCCGTATGGGCTGGGCGAGCGCGAACGGGGCGCACACCATCACGTGACTGGCCTGCTCGCAGAGGGCCGCGTACAGCTTGAGCATGTCGTCATTGGACTGCGGCGAGAGGATGGGCCACGCGCCGGGACCTGGGGGAAGCACCTTCTGGTCCAGCACGGGGGAAAGCTTGCGAGCGGCGGCCTTGAGCACCTCGGCCTTCGCATCCGCGAAGAGGAGCTGGAAGTACCGCTCGTAGGTGTCCGCGACCCCTTCGTCGTACAGGGCGTGCCCCACGTTGAGCTGTCCATAGATGGCCCCCTCGGTCCAGTTGGTGGAGCCCGTCCAGACGGCACGGGGCTTGCCCTTGTGGAGGAGCACCAGGAACTTGTTGTGGCTGATGGCGCTCTGGGGATTCTCCTTGCGCTGGTGGACCTGCGCTCCACTCTGGACGAGCATGCTCGCGGCGACCGCCTTCTCGTTCTTCGCCCAGGTGGTGTCCTCCTTGGAGGCCTTGCGATAGTGGTAGGCGACCTTCACCTCGACGCCGCGCTTGGCCGCCTCCACCAGCCCCGCCAGCAACTCCGGCTTCTGGAACTCGTAGATGGCGACATGGAGGGCATATCCCTTGCCTCGCGCCCGGGCCATGAACGCCAGCAGCGCCTCCTCGAGGCCGCGCGACAGCCACGTCAGGGCCTTGCGCCGCTCCCGGGGCTCCATCTCGTCCGGATCCACGTCGCCGAACGTGTCGTTGTAGGCCTGACTGGCGGCCGCGCCCCGGTTGAAGAAGACGGCGGTGCGCTCCGAGGAGGGGTCCTCCGTCGTCACGTCCAACTCCACCGTCGCGCCCGACGTCAGCGCATCCCAGCGGCCATAGCGGGCGATCACCCGGTAGCGGTACGTCGTCCCCGGCTCGACGGTGTAGTCCCCCCAACGGAACTTCTGCACGGGGGAGTGCTCGCTGGTGATGGCGCCGGTGCTCTTGTCATTCGGGAACCGCAGGCGGTTGGGCAACCACCGCCAGGCCGTCGGGGTCTTCCGCTTCGGGTCCAACCGGGCCCGCTGGATGGAGAACCCGAGACACCCCTTGCGCA
This is a stretch of genomic DNA from Archangium violaceum. It encodes these proteins:
- a CDS encoding phospholipase D-like domain-containing protein translates to MRVSKSRGGLTVRAIAGTHNLLLGIDLEEELRKGCLGFSIQRARLDPKRKTPTAWRWLPNRLRFPNDKSTGAITSEHSPVQKFRWGDYTVEPGTTYRYRVIARYGRWDALTSGATVELDVTTEDPSSERTAVFFNRGAAASQAYNDTFGDVDPDEMEPRERRKALTWLSRGLEEALLAFMARARGKGYALHVAIYEFQKPELLAGLVEAAKRGVEVKVAYHYRKASKEDTTWAKNEKAVAASMLVQSGAQVHQRKENPQSAISHNKFLVLLHKGKPRAVWTGSTNWTEGAIYGQLNVGHALYDEGVADTYERYFQLLFADAKAEVLKAAARKLSPVLDQKVLPPGPGAWPILSPQSNDDMLKLYAALCEQASHVMVCAPFALAQPIRDALSDENEADSILRYLLVDKEGSLGKPEEVQLIKGDPSNSLGVAVTLKSPLHDFQQRLLMSSESFHHSGIHIHSKIIAVNPLGDDPILITGSANYSNNSTRRNDENSVLIRGDLAVADIYATEFMRMFEHYHFRGSVAKENAKRAEAGKRPVDKPISLRADDTWSDSRYVPGSHEALARQLFAGTGPEPTPLEREREHPRHAGP